From a single Aquarana catesbeiana isolate 2022-GZ linkage group LG09, ASM4218655v1, whole genome shotgun sequence genomic region:
- the LOC141109024 gene encoding posterior protein-like has protein sequence MKEIAKQKELEWYKDRTELISKIEDASKGVSAIAAKTDSNVCECDELRDEIEQLVIENGSLEQKLDELEETCMLREQCIASLGQREAGNEAAIEMFKRELQECKNQLAQKDHTILSLKAQAMEKVHSHCCANRDTHPFVTQELGDRRLIEQQPIYSADNPEESPNQSSSLFTPGPERTGQGLGIIGREGNTQSTTLSIQDRTNLCQILGKFDTSASPISLSNRLEAVVAQYILNNRDACALLRAWLPLQLCEKLQPPVGSHRGLTPELNSNWGNSADRMREMQRIMGGRDTRGSDALENTKFRRGMDPILFCSEYLSIYKATYNCPDMSPDDSSFLCSLANKCTCIDYHTRIALRNATSYQTFLNTLRDWVRETEKNNRPHKRISEIAKSEGRVRFIGRCYRCGNTGHLMKDCKLPRRSTGEKKPWHKKEQQKLGPDKVAKESSEAPDATVYGPLLRELQRVEKGVKESQEEYRIPPSTNPYFKQ, from the coding sequence ATGAAAGAGATTGCGAAACAAAAGGAATTGGAGTGGTACAAAGATAGAACAGAATTAATATCTAAGATAGAAGATGCGAGTAAAGGTGTTTCTGCTATAGCTGCGAAGACAGATTCAAATGTTTGTGAATGTGATGAACTGAGGGATGAGATTGAACAACTGGTAATTGAGAATGGTTCATTAGAGCAGAAATTGGATGAATTGGAGGAAACATGTATGTTAAGGGAACAATGTATCGCATCTTTAGGACAAAGAGAGGCCGGTAATGAAGCTGCGATAGAAATGTTTAAAAGAGAATTACAAGAGTGTAAAAATCAGCTAGCCCAAAAAGATCATACAATTTTATCCTTGAAAGCACAGGCAATGGAGAAAGTGCACAGCCATTGTTGTGCTAACAGGGATACACATCCCTTTGTGACACAGGAGTTGGGAGACAGGAGGCTGATCGAACAACAGCCAATATATTCGGCTGACAATCCTGAAGAATCCCCAAATCAAAGTTCTTCTCTCTTCACTCCTGGGCCAGAAAGGACTGGGCAAGGATTAGGAATTATAGGAAGGGAGGGTAACACCCAATCCACAACACTCTCCATACAAGATCGCACAAATCTGTGCCAGATTTTGGGGAAATTTGACACTAGCGCTTCGCCCATTAGTCTCTCAAACAGGCTGGAGGCTGTGGTGGCACAGTACATTTTAAACAATAGGGATGCATGCGCACTCCTCCGCGCATGGCTTCCATTGCAACTGTGTGAAAAACTGCAGCCACCAGTCGGGAGTCATAGAGGTCTAACTCCCGAGTTAAACTCGAATTGGGGAAACTCGGCAGATAGAATGAGGGAGATGCAGCGCATAATGGGAGGAAGAGATACTAGGGGTTCAGACGCCCTAGAGAATACAAAATTTAGGAGGGGAATGGATCCAATACTCTTTTGCAGTGAATACCTCTCCATTTATAAGGCCACATACAATTGTCCTGATATGTCTCCGGATGACAGTAGTTTTCTGTGTTCTTTGGCTAATAAGTGCACATGTATTGATTACCATACCAGAATTGCACTGAGGAATGCCACCTCATACCAGACCTTTTTAAACACATTAAGGGACTGGGTTCGGGAGACAGAGAAGAACAATAGGCCCCACAAAAGAATTTCGGAGATAGCTAAAAGCGAAGGGAGAGTGAGATTTATAGGCAGGTGCTACAGGTGTGGCAATACGGGCCATCTAATGAAGGACTGTAAATTACCTAGGAGGAGCACGGGTGAGAAGAAACCGTGGCATAAGAAGGAACAGCAAAAACTTGGACCAGATAAGGTGGCAAAGGAGTCAAGCGAGGCGCCTGATGCTACAGTATATGGTCCTCTTTTGAGGGAGTTACAGAGGGTAGAGAAAGGAGTTAAAGAAAGCCAGGAGGAATATAGAATCCCACCCTCAACCAATCCTTATTTTAAACAATAG